The following proteins are co-located in the Salvelinus namaycush isolate Seneca unplaced genomic scaffold, SaNama_1.0 Scaffold255, whole genome shotgun sequence genome:
- the LOC120039121 gene encoding cyclic AMP-responsive element-binding protein 1-like isoform X2, with the protein MPTSCPIYQTASGQYIAITQGGAIQLANNGTDGMQGMQTLTMTNAAGTQQGTTILQYAQTSDGQQILVPSNQVVMQAASGEVQTYQIRTANTSSMTPGMVMASSPALSGQEGPEVVVTRKREVRLMKNREAARECRRKKKEYVKCLENRVAVLENQNKTLIEELKSLKDLYCHKSE; encoded by the exons ATGCCCACATCATGCCCCATCTATCAGACGGCCAGCGGCCAGTACA TTGCCATCACCCAGGGCGGTGCCATCCAACTGGCCAATAACGGTACGGATGGCATGCAGGGGATGCAGACCCTGACCATGACCAACGCGGCAGGCACCCAGCAGGGCACCACCATCCTGCAGTATGCTCAGACCTCCGATGGACAGCAAATCCTGGTGCCCAGCAACCAGGTGGTAATGCAAG CTGCCTCTGGAGAAGTGCAGACCTACCAGATCCGTACGGCCAACACCAGCAGCATGACTCCTGGGATGGTGATGGCCTCCTCTCCCGCCCTGTCCGGCCAGGAAGGCCCAGAGGTTGTAGTCACCCGTAAGAGGGAGGTCAGACTGATGAAGAACAG ggaggCGGCCCGGGAGTGTCGCCGGAAGAAGAAGGAGTACGTCAAGTGTCTGGAGAACCGTGTGGCCGTTCTGGAGAACCAAAACAAAACCCTTATCGAGGAACTGAAGTCACTTAAAGACTTGTACTGCCACAAATCAGAGTag
- the LOC120039121 gene encoding cyclic AMP-responsive element-binding protein 1-like isoform X1: MTMEAGADTQQGGDTAVSESEAQQITLAQVSMAAGQVSSSGSTVTLVQLPNGQTVQVHGVIQAAQPSVIQSPQVQTVQISTVAEDSQDSQESVDSVTDSQKRREILSRRPSYRKILNDLSSDVSAVPPIEEEKSEDDSTPAITTVAMPTSCPIYQTASGQYIAITQGGAIQLANNGTDGMQGMQTLTMTNAAGTQQGTTILQYAQTSDGQQILVPSNQVVMQAASGEVQTYQIRTANTSSMTPGMVMASSPALSGQEGPEVVVTRKREVRLMKNREAARECRRKKKEYVKCLENRVAVLENQNKTLIEELKSLKDLYCHKSE; this comes from the exons ATGACCATGGAAGCGGGAGCCGATACACAGCAGGGTGGTGACACAGCTGTTTCTGAGTCTGAGGCCCAGCAGATCACACTGGCCCAG GTGTCTATGGCAGCAGGACAGGTCTCCTCCAGCGGCTCCACAGTCACCTTGGTGCAGCTACCCAACGGTCAGACGGTTCAGGTCCACGGGGTCATCCAGGCCGCCCAGCCCTCGGTCATCCAGTCGCCTCAAGTGCAGACTGTTCAG ATTTCAACAGTTGCAGAGGATTCCCAGGACTCCCAGGAGTCGGTGGACAGTGTGACAGACTCTCAGAAGAGGAGGGAGATTCTGTCCAGACGTCCTTCCTACAG GAAGATCCTGAACGACCTGTCATCTGACGTGTCTGCGGTCCCGCCGATCGAGGAGGAGAAATCGGAGGACGACTCGACCCCCGCCATCACCACCGTTGCCATGCCCACATCATGCCCCATCTATCAGACGGCCAGCGGCCAGTACA TTGCCATCACCCAGGGCGGTGCCATCCAACTGGCCAATAACGGTACGGATGGCATGCAGGGGATGCAGACCCTGACCATGACCAACGCGGCAGGCACCCAGCAGGGCACCACCATCCTGCAGTATGCTCAGACCTCCGATGGACAGCAAATCCTGGTGCCCAGCAACCAGGTGGTAATGCAAG CTGCCTCTGGAGAAGTGCAGACCTACCAGATCCGTACGGCCAACACCAGCAGCATGACTCCTGGGATGGTGATGGCCTCCTCTCCCGCCCTGTCCGGCCAGGAAGGCCCAGAGGTTGTAGTCACCCGTAAGAGGGAGGTCAGACTGATGAAGAACAG ggaggCGGCCCGGGAGTGTCGCCGGAAGAAGAAGGAGTACGTCAAGTGTCTGGAGAACCGTGTGGCCGTTCTGGAGAACCAAAACAAAACCCTTATCGAGGAACTGAAGTCACTTAAAGACTTGTACTGCCACAAATCAGAGTag
- the LOC120039118 gene encoding frizzled-5-like: MTHNCPLYISVVLCLLLLMRAQPVRAASKAIVCEPITVPMCKGIGYNLTYTPNQFNHDTQDEVGLEVHQFWPLVRIHCSPDLLFFLCSMYTPICIPDYRKPLPPCRSVCDRAKRGCSPLMSQYGFEWPERMSCEGLPELGDADRLCMDRNSSDVTTLSPGPAFPPKPTPKAPHRNPARRRPPLLPKPHHSHHHQDCEQRGCRCRHPLVSVKTEARSLYGRGVHTGPVENCAQPCRQPYFTPDEHAFTSLWIGLWSVLCFVSTLTTVVTFLIDRDRFSYPELPIVYLAACYLFISLGYMVRLAAGHERVACSEDGGHVLYDASGPAGLCTLVFLLVYFFGMAGAIWWVVLSLTWFLAAGMKWGNEAIAGYSQYFHLAAWLVPSIKTIAVLALSAADGDPVAGICYVGNQSVESLRGFVLAPLVVYLFTGSLFLLAGFVSLFRIRSVIKQGGTKTDKLEKLMLRLGLFTVLYTVPAAVVVACLVYEQHLRPQWDRGLSCSCQAERERLGLGPDHAIFMLKYFMSLVVGITSGVWVWSGKTLESWRRFLGRCCCSCPCWGHKPSSASVYSEASTSLTTRTGLLPSQSDHKSLSHPSV; this comes from the coding sequence ATGACGCACAACTGCCCGCTTTACATCAGCGTCGTTCTGTGTCTGCTCCTGCTGATGCGCGCACAACCGGTGCGAGCTGCCTCCAAGGCCATCGTGTGTGAACCCATCACGGTCCCCATGTGCAAGGGCATCGGCTACAACCTCACCTACACTCCCAACCAGTTTAACCACGACACTCAGGACGAGGTGGGGCTGGAGGTGCACCAGTTCTGGCCGCTGGTGCGCATCCACTGTTCCCCGGACTTGCTCTTCTTCCTCTGCAGCATGTACACCCCTATCTGCATCCCGGACTATCGCAAGCCTCTGCCCCCGTGCCGCTCTGTGTGCGACCGGGCCAAGCGCGGCTGCTCCCCACTGATGAGCCAGTATGGTTTTGAATGGCCCGAGAGGATGAGCTGCGAGGGGCTGCCAGAGCTGGGTGATGCTGACCGCCTCTGTATGGACCGGAACAGCAGTGATGTCACAACTCTGTCCCCAGGCCCGGCCTTCCCCCCGAAGCCTACCCCCAAGGCCCCCCACCGCAACCCAGCCCGCCGCAGGCCGCCTCTCCTGCCCAAACCCCACCACAGTCACCACCACCAGGACTGTGAACAACGCGGCTGCCGCTGTCGCCACCCCCTGGTGTCCGTCAAGACTGAGGCCCGCTCACTGTACGGCCGCGGCGTCCACACAGGCCCCGTGGAGAACTGCGCCCAGCCCTGCCGTCAGCCCTACTTTACCCCGGATGAACACGCCTTCACCTCCCTCTGGATCGGCCTGTGGTCGGTCCTCTGCTTCGTCTCGACCTTAACTACTGTGGTCACGTTCCTGATTGACCGCGACCGCTTCTCCTACCCCGAGCTGCCTATCGTCTACCTGGCTGCCTGCTACCTCTTCATCTCCCTGGGATACATGGTGCGGCTGGCGGCGGGCCACGAGCGTGTGGCGTGCTCCGAGGACGGCGGGCACGTGCTGTATGATGCTTCGGGCCCTGCCGGCCTGTGCACCTTGGTGTTCCTGCTGGTCTACTTCTTTGGCATGGCCGGTGCAATCTGGTGGGTGGTACTCTCGCTCACCTGGTTCCTGGCGGCGGGCATGAAGTGGGGCAACGAGGCCATCGCCGGGTACTCGCAGTACTTCCACCTGGCCGCCTGGCTGGTGCCCAGCATCAAGACCATCGCCGTGCTGGCCCTGAGCGCTGCAGACGGAGACCCTGTGGCAGGGATATGCTACGTGGGAAACCAGAGTGTGGAGAGCCTGCGGGGCTTTGTGCTTGCGCCCCTGGTGGTCTACCTCTTCACAggctccctcttcctcctagcgGGATTTGTATCGTTGTTCCGCATCCGCAGCGTCATCAAGCAGGGGGGGACCAAGACGGACAAGCTGGAGAAGCTGATGTTAAGGCTGGGCCTCTTTACCGTCCTCTACACGGTCCCTGCCGCGGTGGTGGTGGCCTGTCTGGTGTACGAACAGCACCTCAGGCCCCAGTGGGACAGGGGCCTTTCCTGCTCCtgccaggctgagagagagaggctcggCCTAGGGCCGGACCACGCCATCTTCATGCTGAAGTACTTTATGAGCCTGGTGGTGGGGATCACCTCAGGGGTGTGGGTGTGGTCTGGGAAGACTCTGGAGTCGTGGAGGAGGTTCCTGGGGAGGTGCTGCTGTTCATGTCCCTGCTGGGGCCACAAACCGTCCAGCGCGTCAGTGTACAGCGAGGCCAGCACATCCCTCACGACACGCACCGGGCTGCTCCCCTCGCAGTCTGACCACAAGTCCCTGTCGCACCCATCTGTGTGA
- the mettl21a gene encoding protein N-lysine methyltransferase METTL21A, protein MALVPYDGNYLPVLSKLHNSSAEFHFADHNVRLTQDWNKLGVAAVVWDAAVVMCMYLELGQVELTGKVAIELGAGTGLVGIVAALLGAKKVTITDREPALGFLAANVKENIPPDQLGAVEVSELTWGQGLERYPTGGFDIVLGADIVYLEDTFPSLLQTMEHLSSESSVVLLACKIRYERDTNFLSMLKQRFTVHEVHYDKERDIHIYKAVKLPARRDL, encoded by the exons ATGGCGCTTGTACCATATGATGGGAATTATTTGCCCGTGCTCTCCAAACTACATAATTCGTCTGCCGAGTTCCATTTCGCTGACCACAATGTCAGACTAACCCAGGACTGGAATAAACTCGGAGTAGCTGCTGTCGTCTGGGATGCA GCGGTAGTGATGTGTATGTACCTGGAGCTGGGGCAGGTCGAGCTGACGGGGAAGGTTGCCATCGAGCTGGGGGCAGGCACTGGACTGGTGGGCATCGTGGCAGCTCTTCTAG GTGCCAAAAAAGTGACCATCACAGACCGTGAGCCTGCCTTGGGCTTCCTTGCAGCCAATGTGAAAGAGAACATTCCTCCGGATCAGCTAGGAGCAGTGGAGGTCTCAGAACTGACCTGGGGCCAGGGATTGGAGCGCTATCCCACAGGAGGCTTTGACATAGTGCTGGGAGCAGACATTGTTTACCTGGAAGACACATTTCCATCATTACTGCAAACGATGGAACACCTCAGCTCAGAGAGTAGTGTAGTGCTACTGGCCTGCAAGATCCGCTACGAGCGAGACACTAACTTCCTGAGCATGCTGAAGCAGCGCTTCACAGTACACGAGGTGCACTATGACAAGGAAAGAGACATTCACATCTACAAGGCTGTGAAGCTTCCAGCAAGGAGAGATCTGTAG
- the LOC120039120 gene encoding cyclin-Y-like protein 1 isoform X1, which translates to MGATVSCCMSPGGSPKLARRAVELDDYPITTTGDDVSEDTGTYLQHISDREVPDELAQESNPSDNARASTIFLNKSQTDVREKRRSNYLSNHHTSPGLSKKYSSCSTIFLDDSTVSLPNLKSTVKCVTLAIYYHIKNRDSNRSLDIFDEKIHPLTREKVPEDYYSVDPEHKLIYRFVRTLFSSAQLTAECAIVTLVYLERLLTYAEMDICPCNWKRIVLGAILLASKVWDDQAVWNVDYCQILKDITVEDMNEMERHFLELLQFNINVPASVYAKYYFDLRSLADDNNLNFPLEPLDNQRATKLEAISRLCEDRYKDLGKVTIRRSLSADNLVGVRTTHAVLS; encoded by the exons ATGGGGGCTACAGTGTCATGCTGCATGTCCCCCGGTGGGAGTCCAAAGCTTGCAAGGAGAGCAGTCGAGCTCGACGACTACCCAATAACCACCACTGGCGACGACGTAAGCGAGGACACGGGCACCTATCTGCAGCACATCAGCGATAGAGAGGTCCCGGATG AATTGGCGCAGGAGTCCAACCCATCCGATAATGCCAGAGCCAGCACAATCTTCCTCAACAAGTCGCAGACTGATG TGCGGGAGAAAAGGAGAAGTAACTACTTAAGTAATCATCAC ACGTCTCCTGGGTTATCTAAAAAGTACAGCTCCTGCTCCACAATATTCCTTGACGATAGCACGGTCAGCCTGCCCAACCTGAAGAGTACGGTCAAATG tgtcaCGTTGGCTATATACTATCACATAAAAAACAG gGATTCAAACCGTTCTCTGGACATTTTCGATGAGAAGATCCACCCATTAACG AGAGAGAAGGTTCCAGAAGACTACTACAGCGTGGACCCTGAACACAAGCTCATCTACCGCTTCGTCCGCACGCTCTTCAGCTCGGCCCAGCTGACCGCTGAATGTGCCATCGTCACCCTG GTGTACCTGGAGCGTCTGCTGACCTATGCAGAGATGGACATCTGTCCGTGCAACTGGAAGCGTATCGTACTGGGGGCCATCCTGCTGGCGTCCAAGGTGTGGGACGACCAGGCCGTGTGGAATGTAGACTACTGCCAGATCCTCAAGGACATCACCGTGGAGGACAT GAACGAGATGGAGAGGCACTTCCTGGAGCTGCTTCAGTTCAACATCAACGTGCCGGCCAGCGTCTACGCCAAGTACTACTTTGACCTGCGCTCCCTGGCCGACGACAACAACCTCAACTTCCCCCTGGAGCCACTTGACAACCAGCGAGCCACTAAACTGGAG GCTATCTCCAGACTGTGTGAGGACAGATACAAGGATCTGGGCAAGGTGACCATCAGGAGGTCCCTCAGCGCAGACAATCTGGTGGGGGTCCGAACCACCCACGCTGTGCTGTCGTAA
- the LOC120039120 gene encoding cyclin-Y-like protein 1 isoform X2, translating into MNWRRSPTHPIMPEPAQSSSTSRRLMTSPGLSKKYSSCSTIFLDDSTVSLPNLKSTVKCVTLAIYYHIKNRDSNRSLDIFDEKIHPLTREKVPEDYYSVDPEHKLIYRFVRTLFSSAQLTAECAIVTLVYLERLLTYAEMDICPCNWKRIVLGAILLASKVWDDQAVWNVDYCQILKDITVEDMNEMERHFLELLQFNINVPASVYAKYYFDLRSLADDNNLNFPLEPLDNQRATKLEAISRLCEDRYKDLGKVTIRRSLSADNLVGVRTTHAVLS; encoded by the exons ATG AATTGGCGCAGGAGTCCAACCCATCCGATAATGCCAGAGCCAGCACAATCTTCCTCAACAAGTCGCAGACTGATG ACGTCTCCTGGGTTATCTAAAAAGTACAGCTCCTGCTCCACAATATTCCTTGACGATAGCACGGTCAGCCTGCCCAACCTGAAGAGTACGGTCAAATG tgtcaCGTTGGCTATATACTATCACATAAAAAACAG gGATTCAAACCGTTCTCTGGACATTTTCGATGAGAAGATCCACCCATTAACG AGAGAGAAGGTTCCAGAAGACTACTACAGCGTGGACCCTGAACACAAGCTCATCTACCGCTTCGTCCGCACGCTCTTCAGCTCGGCCCAGCTGACCGCTGAATGTGCCATCGTCACCCTG GTGTACCTGGAGCGTCTGCTGACCTATGCAGAGATGGACATCTGTCCGTGCAACTGGAAGCGTATCGTACTGGGGGCCATCCTGCTGGCGTCCAAGGTGTGGGACGACCAGGCCGTGTGGAATGTAGACTACTGCCAGATCCTCAAGGACATCACCGTGGAGGACAT GAACGAGATGGAGAGGCACTTCCTGGAGCTGCTTCAGTTCAACATCAACGTGCCGGCCAGCGTCTACGCCAAGTACTACTTTGACCTGCGCTCCCTGGCCGACGACAACAACCTCAACTTCCCCCTGGAGCCACTTGACAACCAGCGAGCCACTAAACTGGAG GCTATCTCCAGACTGTGTGAGGACAGATACAAGGATCTGGGCAAGGTGACCATCAGGAGGTCCCTCAGCGCAGACAATCTGGTGGGGGTCCGAACCACCCACGCTGTGCTGTCGTAA